tttttcaccatattaAAGATATTCCTCATAAAAGTAGATGATACCTCAGGAAGGCTCCATTGGGAGTTTGAGATAACATCAACCATGTTGAGATTCACTTCAAAGAAGATTTCTCCTCCTATATTAGAAAGCTTCATAATTGAAAGATCACCAAGAAACTTATCcttccaaaaaaatttccatttccaGCAATACATCTTTCTTTACTTGAGATAAAATCCCAGACTCTTCCAATTCCTGGCCAAATTGACGAGGACTTTTAAGATTTCTTTATAGAGCCATCAGAATAAATATATCTTGCTTCGAATAAATTACTCAATCTATATTCTCCATGCTTTATGTTCCAAGCCTGTTTGGAAAGAAGAGCTTAGCTTTATTAACATCTCACAACTGATGAATGCCAAGACCACCATCTTCCTTAGGTTTGTAGACTAGATCTCATTTGACTGTGATTGCCTTCATAGAACCCGCAATCACATattcaaatgaaaattttcatccacgtcTCCATTATAGAAATCATGGACGAGGGCCACCATTAAACAGACATGCTATGAGCAAGCATCCCTGAGATCACTGATTCTACCAATTGCACTCTTCCCACCATTGATAGAAACTTCCCTTTCCCCCCTGTAAGACAACCTTTTACTTTATCCATAACTGCCAACTAATATTGTCTTCTGATTATTCCTTTGAATATTTCTAACCCAAGATATTTAATAGAGAAGTTACAAATCAGAATTCCCAAGGTATCAGCAATAACTTGCTTCCTAGAAGAGTGAACCTTGCCCATAAAGAGTTTCTCTTCTCCAAGTTGATCCGTTGTCCAGGGAAGTCTTGATATTTTTGAAGAAAGACCTTCACATTTCTAATATATCTGATGGAGCTGTTCATGAAAATGAAtatgtcatctgcaaaaagaagatgatcatgAACAATAGACCCTCTATGTCCTTGAAGggctttaattttctttccattgGAAAAACACTGGAGGCCTCTGCAGAGAATTTCTTTAACCATGATAAAAAGAATAAGAGATATTAGGTTACCTTGGCGAAGGCCTCTCTACACCAAAGTAACCAACTAGATCCCCATTGAGCAGGAATGAAATCCTAGAAGAGGAGAGGATCTAAGAGATCCAATTTACCCACTTTGATGCGAAACTGGATTTCCTGAGAAACTTAAATATTAATTTCCAGGAAATTGTATCAAAGGCTTTCTGAATGTCAATTTTAATACCCATTCCACCACCCAGAGTAGAAGAATGCATTAAATTTGTAAATTAACTCTGATGCCATGTTGATATTCGACCAGATCACCTTTCCTTTTTGGAAAGCCCCCTTGTTCTTCAGAAATCATGCATGCGAGAAGATAAGACAACCTGGTTGCCAAAATTTTGGAGAAAaccttgcaaaaaaaatttccccatGCAAAGAGCGCAAAATTTGTCTAGAGTCTCAGTAGCTTCAATCTTTAGAATAAGAACAATGAAGTTATTATTGACACTACATGGCATAAGgcttgaattaaaatatatatatatatatatataaattcctAACAGCTCTACAGAAATTGTCAAAGACCAATTCCTGACATTGTCTAAAAAGGGCTCCAGAGATACCATCTAGACCCGGCGAACTATCAAGATCAAGCCCCCAACCACCTCCTTTATTTCCATAGGCTCTGGGATTTTGTCCAGACTAATCAAATCCACCTCATCAACCAATGTAGGGATGCAGTCTAAAAGATTTGGATGTTCTTCAAGGGGGAAGGCTTCATGAAAATCCTTATAATAATGCTCCATATATTCTGCAATATGGCTCTAATCCAGAAGCTGAGTGCCATAGGCTTTTTAAGCTTTCTAATGGTGTTCTTTGCTCGCTGAATTTTAGCATACAAATGGAAAAACTTTGAGTTTCTATCACTTTGTTTCATCCACCACAGGCGAGACTTTTCAGCCCATagtttttcatgattttttagaGCAGTCAGATAAGTCGTCTTAGCATCTACCTCCTTATTGAATAAATCATCATTAATTCCTTCTGCTTCAATCTGATTCTGAACCTTCACAAGATCATCTTTAGCTTTAAGCATTGCAGCCTCAAATTTGGGAATGTTTCACGTAGCTAGGCTCTGATTAGGGGCTTAAGCCTTTTCAACTTTGCTTCTAAGATCGAGCTTGGAATACCCATGACCGGTTGATTCCAAGATCTTCTGACTAAGTGAAGCAAAGAATCCTCTTCCATCCAAAATCTATGGATACAAAAGGGACAAGTGCTAGTCTTAGGGACAGAGTCGGAGGCAATAAAAATAGGAGTATGATCCCAGCCGGCCAGCCCACATTCAAAAGAACTAATTGGGCACAATCTTGAAATAACGTAAGCTAAGAATCATTGAAAAAACTCATATCCAAAACAGCTAAAACATTACCTCATTTCCTGTTGTTTGACCACGTGAATTTATTTCCCTTAGGAATGAGACTGGATCAAAGAACAAGTATCCATCATAGCCTTGAATTTCACAGCAGATCCCAGACTGAAGTTTCCAAGATCCCTTTTCTcatgagatgccaaggtggcattaaaatcaccaactAAGAGCCAAGAGAGCACCATTGCTGAGAGTCCAGCCATAAGCTTCGTCTCCGAGCTCTGAAGTTACTTGCATGAACTACTGATATCGCCACCTTGTGCTGCTGCCAATTGACTTCCACAGAAATTTGTTGATCGGAAGAGGAAATGATGCTATATCTTTTTAGACCGCATCTCCATAAAAACCATAGATTTGGGGCCTTATCCACTCTCTGGTTGTGAATTAAGTCAGTCCTATACCCCATTTTGTTGAAGTACAGCTTCGGCAAACCAGAAACTTCAATCTTCAGTTCCGCCAAGCACAGAAAGGAGAATTCTTTTTCACTAACATACACAAGGCTGATCTAGCTACATCCTTCTTATATCCCCTCACGTTCCATTATAGGACATGCATCAGGTTACTGACGATTTGAGGCAAGGCGATCAGACCGCCAAGCCTGATCCACTACTGATTGCTTATCCTTCCTTTGGCTAACCGTTTCCAACACTGCATAGCTTTCCACTGCCCTGGCCTCATGATCAATATGGGAAATCTCAGGATGGCGAACTACCACCGTTCCATCATGAACTGCACTCTGAGAAATAGTGGTGATCACATGTTGCTGCCCCCTTGCATCAGAGCACACGACCTGCAGGCCAGGTCGTCTCGCTGAACCAGTACCATCACGATAGATGCCTCCATGTTCGGTTTGCTCCACCTGAATCGGACTGTTGGATCGGTTATGATCCTCATATGACCCACGCCTTGACCCAAGCCCAGTATTGTCCGCTCCATCAGCTCTAAGTTGCTCAGCGCCAAGCCGCCAACCATCAATTAAGGAAGGATATCGACTCCTAGCTGGAGTCCGATTTCTTTCCAAATTATCCCAAGATGGGCATGTGTATATGATGAATGGCATGGTAAAACTTTTATAGTCAAAGTGTTCTTATTTTATAGATTAATTTCTTGAAATCAGTGGTATTCATCCCTTATTGATGTGTACATGCATGGCACATTGTCCTTCAAGAACTTCCTTTCTTCTATGTTCCTTATTCATCTCTTCGACACTGAAGCTTGGTTGGATTTATGGTCAACATTATAGCTTTTTGTGGCTTGAATTTCCTTTAATGAGCACCATGGTATTAACTTCATAACCCATTGGTGGAGCTTAAGGGGTCATTTAGTAGGTCTCAATTTCCACTAGATTTAATACTCGAAATTGGCTGACACAATTTGTTGGGTTCGTCCTAACAAACATTTGGTGAAtgatagatattttttttaagttacatTTGTTCTTTACGATTAATGAATGCAATAGATGTAGTGgtatcaaaattttttgaattcagATTTAGAacttattaaatgaagagagaacgTAAATTCTAAATTTACGAACCAAGTACGTATGAAAATGTTCTCGTATGTGAACCTAATCCAGTCTCTAATTTTCTGATATAATAGATGATACTCAGTCGGAACAGTTAATAATATTATTAGAACCTTTTCTGCCATTTTCTTAAAATGTGATTTATATGTGAAGAGTGTACAGATAGATTCTGAAGTGTGGTTGGTGGAAGTGCCTCTAAAGTCCAATTGAAAGTTGTCTAAAAGGGAAATCCAAAAGTTATCTAAGAGTAGTTATCCATTATTGATGTTTATGTTCAAGTTCACAAGTCataacctccccccccccccgccccccccccccccccaaaaaaaaagagctggTGCTTGGCCTCTATTTATTTCTTGCCCCTGCCTTTATATATACAATGGAAAAGTGAAGGCTTTCTTAGGAGTTATGGAGGAAGCTAATAAAAAACCGCAATTTGATTCACAGGTATTGACATTAACTGAATGAACAATTCCTCAATTatgatttgatattgaagtgcttATTGGGAATGAAACTAAATATATTGAATGGCTAGTGAATACGCAAGATTTATTTCCTGAGTGTTGCtaataaatgatattttatacacaaacacacaattgaagaaagaaattaTCTTATGACACAGATGGGCAGCCATCAACCACAATCCCTGGATCTGTAGGGCAAGTTGCAAAAGGGCAATGATCTCCTCCATCCGCACCCCACCAATCAGGACCAAATCTACTGTTcatttggagagagaaatagacaagCAGTGACAAGAAAGCAGCCCCTGCCTGTAAGGCCGCTGAGAGAACATAAGTGTGCCTAGTCCACCATCCTCTGTACCTCTGATACACATAAACATTGAAGAAGATCCCAACTACACCCCAAGTCCAAAAGTGAACAGCTTTAATTACTGGAAAGGCAGTAGCACCAGAGAATATGAGGGGTATGTGGATGAGTTGAATCCATTTATGTTGTGGAAACTTGCCACTTAACCACCAGATTGGCACTGGTGAAATCAAACCGACAAGGAAGAACCAATTCAACTTTGCATACATGCCAAGCTTCCCAAACATGCGAAGTGGACCCACCACACCATTTATAATGGaagaactaaaaaaaacattttcattTGGGCATGTCCATGGACTTCCTTTTGGTAATTTAGTAACATCACAAATGTTCTCCACAGTAGTCAGAATCCACCAAGCTGTGCCAAATCCTATCATGCTGTTGATCAATGTGCCTACCATCTACCACAACCAAATCACTGAAAACCATCAGTAATTTTAtacaagtatatatatatatatatatatatatcagttcttcaaataaaacataaagatGTGAAAGCCATTAATAGCTAGGAGAAAATCAATTAATACCTGGACTAAGAACATGGACTTAGGAGGGATCTTCATGTAGTGTCCCAACTTTAAATCATAAAGGAAATATATTGAATGATTCAAGCTTAAGTGACCGTAGGTCTTGAACACAACATTGGCAATTGGTCTCCCTGAGTAAAGATAACCAATAATCAGCTCTGTGATCACATTCAGTCCAGGTTCCTGTACACAAAAATAAGTATGTCAACATAACAATCTAGTAAGCCATTTAATGTTtgtctttgtgtgtgtgtgtgagagagagagagagagagagagagagagagagagatcttactCTGTTTGTAGTTGCTGCTATTACACCAATAGGTAGTGTAAAAACTAGACCTAAAGTGATGGCTAATAGCACACCCCAATAAGGAAGTTGGAGTTTTCCACCAAACCCTTCACATGCAAAAATGGAAAATGCAAGCACAACTACAAAGATGGTGTAGAACCACCACTGTGGAACTGTGTCGTACTTCTTCATTATCCTGTTATGCACATCTCCAGACTTGTCTTGTAAGCTTGACTTCAGTTGTCTCCAAATTGATCTGTGAAATGATATGGCCGCCAAGATCATATATATTAGTATCATGTATTGTTACTATCAAACTCAATTCAACTTAACTCATCAACTAAGTGAATATATAAGCCAATAAAAGACATGAATATATACCTTCCATTAAAAAGAGTGACATGGGAGACAGTCGCAGCTAGTGTGGCAAAGCTCATACCATAAGCAAATACAAATATGGCACTGAGGTAAACCTCACTATAGCTATTATACGCTCCTTGATCGAAATTGAATGTCTTCTTATCCAATATCCTTTTGACATCGTAAGGGTTTCCAGATTTATCAAACGTATAACTTGAGAAGATTGGAAACCTCTTGGCTTCAAAGCCATTTGTCCAATAAATGATAGGGACTGCACAGTAAAGTGCAAGGAAGGCACCCACAAGGGAACATATAATAGAATAAGCTGGGCTAGCCAATGGACTACCAAGAAAAGAGGACACCACATTCCAATCAAGCCCAAATGATAGGAGGCCCAAACCATGTAGGCCTCCACCGATTTGATGGGCTGTGATTGACTTTGGCCAAATCCAACAAATTAAAGAGAGTGCAGATAATGAAGGGAAGAAATAGGTAGGGATGATAGAGTAAGCAAAACAAGAGACAAGGGCTATGAAGAAGAATTGAAACCTAGTCAATCTACCCTTTACCCTATTTTCCATCTCATGTAGTGCCCTGCAAGTTCCAAGCCCAAGAAGGTTATCGCTTAACCATAATAACAAACTGTAAAGTGTATTTGTGGGTGTATGtaagggtgagagagagagggaaaaagcTAGATATATCACCTGAACATGGACACCTGAATAAGAGAGCCTGGCCACCACATGTAAGGTGAATCGACGAGGTACTTCTTGAAGACACCGGCCAAACTATACCCAAGCATCTGTttatcaaaggaaaagaagaagtaTAAGGAACACATTTAGCATTAAATTGttaaacaaaaatatataaaaaccaATACTTATAAAGAGAAATATATACCTGGGTGGTTAGGGTTAGCAAGATGGCCAGAAGAGGTTGGATTTCCATCTTGTAGAAAACTTTGGAAATCGTGATAATTTGGAGTGTATATACACTACCAGTTCCAACACTAGCAAGGGTGGTAATAAGGACGTGCTCTTTAATATTAAAGGGCCCCGGGTTCAACGAGAACGACCAACCAGTGATGGGTAGGGTCACTTTTTTCTCCGGTAGCATCACAGCCATCAACTTTCCCAGTGGAAGCATCACTAACTGGGCTGAAATTGTTCCAATGGCTATCGGGTTCTGTCGGAAGGAGAAGAATTGGTTTGCAAAGGTAAGCGCGGTACACGAAAAGACCCCCAACACCCATGTTCGGAAGGTCAGTGCCGGCATCGTTGGATCATCGGTGATTGGGACTGTCAGCCGAACTTGCTCTATCGGACAGTCGTtcacctcttcttcctctatcgGCTGATCACAGCGGTTCACCTCTCCTTCATCTAGCTCGTTCACATGTTCTTCCTCTATCTCGCTCATCACCTCCCTTGCCTCTATCACGTCTTCTGCTACAATTACTACATAACCCACAAGTAGTGATAAGAATGGGTAGGGGCAGAAATTacagcgagagagagagagagagataccgtTCTCATCAGTTGAACTCGCCATTGCTGCTGCAATTAATGATATAAATAATTGGAATCTTTGCCAGTGACCTAAGAGTAACTGTTGAGGTCGGTAAAGAAGGTGAGTTTAGTGCAGGGTAGACGTTACAGTGTACCTCCAACAACATGAAACAAAAGTTAAACAGCATAAATCACATAGCACTATAGCAGTGACCAACGAACAAAAACCATGCACACTACTCCAGTAAagacaatgaaaccaaaaaGTAAGTGATGAAGAGAAAAGTTGAATGAGGGAGAagagtaaaaaacaaaaatgcaaAGGTGAAAAGAGTAATATATTGGGTGACTTGTTACCAACGGAGAGGTACAGATGATATCAGAGCTGACAAAAGCATAAAATATTAGGTCAATGCAAATTCAAAAGCAATCTTTCAAGGGTTGACCCCTGGTACTGCATGCCAAGCCCTGTGATATCCTGGCGTGCTCGGCTCATACCCAGGGAAGCATAACCTGATCCTAAGCTGCAAGTTAGTCTGTGGGTTAAGATAGCCTGCTTTAACTGGCCTTCTTACACTCTATATTACCCTTATATTTGTAAGGAACAGAAGCAGAAAAATCAacagatcaaaaaaaaaaaaaaaaaaaccccataaatgttcactttttttgttaAAGATCATGTAActatttcaaagaaaatataGATCAAAATGCAGTTGAGTCCTGGAACTTGCATGAGAAAATTCAATCCACAAAAGGAAGAAtattcaaaaataatttaaggAGTAAAGATTTACCTTCTCAGATGTACAGTATTTTAGGTGTGGGAGATATCGATGTACGTACGTACTAACAGTTGAAGATGCAATATTCCTATAATCCAAGCAACAACATAAATTGGCATCAAAATTCAAGACTCAGATCTGTCAGTCTCATAAATTACATCAGTGgggtttttaaaaataaaataagagaagaaaaaacaaaacacataTTCTTTTGGtttacattttcttcttcaagtaagGAGCTTGGCTAACTTCCACCATGTGActgaaaaaaaacagaaaaaaacatTTATTTGTTCTACCATATTTGCAGAGATTTCCACAACAACAGCTTAACATTCGTCATATATCTTTATCATTTACTTAACTaaaccaatctctctctctctctctctctctctctctctctctctctcttacacaaCTTTTGAAGGAACCTACTTGCATATAACAATTTTTCAAGCTCTGGGACTCCATCATCTCATGATACTCTTCTGTCAATGGGTTCTTAGCTGGAGGTAAGAAAACTTAGTTCATAAGggtttcttaaaataaaaatttcaacgTAGAGTTGATTTCAGACAAAGTGATTGGGTCCTTTGCTGGGGGTAAGAAAACTTAGTTTCACTTTATAACATGTAAAACTCACTTGAAAAATTTTATGGACATGTTGAAAAATGTACCAATGTTTGGTTCATCATCTTTACTAAGAGAAGAGTTGGGTGCagacaaaagggggggggggacatttGAAACAaccacaaccaaaaaaaaatcaaagatttaATGCAGTTGGCACTTGCCAATGGTGCCTACAGCCATGAAACATCAATCTATCTTCGTTACTacagaaagaagaaataggagagagagagagaaagagagagagagttagcaaacaaagaagatgaaggaagagagagaccATGTTAGCAcacaaagaacaagaaggagagagagcgTTAAcacacagaagagaagaagatgaagaagaagaagaaagggagagagagtgtgtgtgtgtgagatcaTCACCTTTACTCTCTTTGTCTCCACAGCCGTCCTACGACAGTACCTTCTCTGCTCTCTCTTGCACCAACAAAGAATATCTCACGTTCAGTCAGTTCTCTCTTGCTTGCTTCCCATAGAACCTTTGCTATTGAATTTA
The Macadamia integrifolia cultivar HAES 741 unplaced genomic scaffold, SCU_Mint_v3 scaffold1299, whole genome shotgun sequence DNA segment above includes these coding regions:
- the LOC122063338 gene encoding oligopeptide transporter 1-like: MASSTDENVIVAEDVIEAREVMSEIEEEHVNELDEGEVNRCDQPIEEEEVNDCPIEQVRLTVPITDDPTMPALTFRTWVLGVFSCTALTFANQFFSFRQNPIAIGTISAQLVMLPLGKLMAVMLPEKKVTLPITGWSFSLNPGPFNIKEHVLITTLASVGTGSVYTLQIITISKVFYKMEIQPLLAILLTLTTQMLGYSLAGVFKKYLVDSPYMWWPGSLIQVSMFRALHEMENRVKGRLTRFQFFFIALVSCFAYSIIPTYFFPSLSALSLICWIWPKSITAHQIGGGLHGLGLLSFGLDWNVVSSFLGSPLASPAYSIICSLVGAFLALYCAVPIIYWTNGFEAKRFPIFSSYTFDKSGNPYDVKRILDKKTFNFDQGAYNSYSEVYLSAIFVFAYGMSFATLAATVSHVTLFNGRSIWRQLKSSLQDKSGDVHNRIMKKYDTVPQWWFYTIFVVVLAFSIFACEGFGGKLQLPYWGVLLAITLGLVFTLPIGVIAATTNREPGLNVITELIIGYLYSGRPIANVVFKTYGHLSLNHSIYFLYDLKLGHYMKIPPKSMFLVQMVGTLINSMIGFGTAWWILTTVENICDVTKLPKGSPWTCPNENVFFSSSIINGVVGPLRMFGKLGMYAKLNWFFLVGLISPVPIWWLSGKFPQHKWIQLIHIPLIFSGATAFPVIKAVHFWTWGVVGIFFNVYVYQRYRGWWTRHTYVLSAALQAGAAFLSLLVYFSLQMNSRFGPDWWGADGGDHCPFATCPTDPGIVVDGCPSVS